One stretch of Cryptococcus neoformans var. neoformans B-3501A chromosome 5, whole genome shotgun sequence DNA includes these proteins:
- a CDS encoding hypothetical protein (Match to ESTs gb|CF193510.1|CF193510, gb|CF192459.1|CF192459, gb|CF192458.1|CF192458): MDTFVPIDCGFFLEDDPEAPPADATVHFRELLPKPGHPRILGITDHTSHTWCEHRRGLPAPAWLINKLDLKNLPRPYKGFSTDGHPDPTIFQYAEDEGAPVEAAVAAVNKLLDHLPEELKNECIKGDVETDDEFRAWSNPEFYVNPGGVRLDETTPEIQDLVHDVLKASLSPDGYQKAVGCTLTNHFLGELVGGLTVLNKHSYNFRLFLPPATKLPSTTEPWGFSFFGHHMCVNVVFCGKRMVIGPTFMGAEPDLIDVGPHAGLRLFSQEEVRALTLMRDLSEENRKLAQLCEGMDLAHGIPEHRWAAFDERHLGGARQDNRIVPFEGVPISKLTPLQREEVYAIVQAFNTYLPEKVLKAKMDRVRKFEDQTYFAWIGKYGLSDPYYFRIHSPVTFCEFDFHCGIFLTNTSPAKCHIHTINRLPNCEDYGKALIWQWQKEQAAKKQQQEA; encoded by the exons ATGGACACCTTTGTTCCCATTGACTgcggcttcttcctcgagGATGATCCTGAAGCCCCTCCCGCCGACGCTACCGTCCACTTTAGAGAGCTGCTTCCCAAGCCCGGCCACCCTCGAATCCTCGGCATCACTGACCACACTTCCCACACTTGGTGCGAGCACAGGCGTGGTCTCCCTGCACCTGCTTGGTTGATCAACAAGCTGGACCTCAAGAATTTGCCCCGACCTTACAAAGGTTTTTCTACCGACGGTCACCCTGACCCTACCATTTTCCAATATGCCGAAGACGAGGGCGCTCCTGTTGAGGCGGCCGTTGCTGCTGTCAATAAGCTTCTCGACCATTTGCCCGAAGAGCTTAAGAACGAGTGCATCAAGGGCGATGTTGAGACCGATGATGAGTTTAGAGCTTGGTCTAATCCCGAGTTCTACGTCAACCCTG GCGGTGTCAGACTTGATGAGACTACCCCTGAGATCCAGGATCTTGTCCACGATGTCCTCAAGgcttccctttcccccgACGGTTACCAAAAGGCTGTCGGCTGTACCCTTACCAACCATTTCCTCGGTGAACTTGTCGGTGGTTTGACCGTTCTTAACAAGCACTCCTATAacttccgcctcttccttcctcctgccACCAAGCTCCCTAGCACCACCGAGCCCTGGggtttctccttctttggtCACCACATGTGCGTGAACGTTGTCTTCTGTGGTAAGAGGATGGTCATCGGTCCTACCTTTATGGGTGCCGAGCCTGACCTAATCGACGTTGGTCCTCATGCCGGTCTCCGACTTTTCAGTCAGGAAGAAGTCCGAGCTCTCACTTTGATGAGGGACCTTAGCGAGGAGAACCGGAAGTTGGCTCAGCTCTGTGAGGGTATGGACCTTGCTCACGGTATCCCCGAGCACAGGTGGGCGGCCTTTGACGAACG ACACCTCGGTGGTGCCCGACAGGACAACAGAATCGTTCCTTTCGAAGGCGTTCCCATCTCCAAGCTTACCCCCCTCCAGAGAGAGGAGGTCTATGCTATCGTCCAGGCTTTCAACACCTACCTTCCCGAGAAAGTTCTCAAGGCTAAGATGGATCGTGTCAGGAAGTTTGAGGATCAGACGTACTTTGCTTGGATCGGCAAGTACGGTCTCAGTGACCCTTATTACTTCAGGATTCATTCTCCTGTCACCTTCTGCGAG TTTGACTTCCACTGCGGTATCTTCCTCACCAACACCTCCCCAGCCAAGTGCCACATTCACACCATTAACCGTCTCCCCAACTGTGAAGACTACGGCAAGGCCCTTATCTGGCAATggcagaaggagcaggCTGCCAAGAAGCAACAGCAGGAGGCTTAG
- a CDS encoding hypothetical protein (Match to ESTs gb|CF191366.1|CF191366, gb|CF190435.1|CF190435, gb|CF189817.1|CF189817; HMMPfam hit to Coprogen_oxidas, Coproporphyrinogen III oxidase, score: 547.6, E(): 1e-161) has translation MRIRMATWVKSLQDHIVRTMEQIEAAAPPNEFAPSPAPPTFLRDAWIRPEGGEGSSCVLADGRVFEKAGINVSVVHGKLPPKAQMAMLPDHPSLPEPTGTVPFFATGLSIVIHPRNPHVPTVHLNYRYFEIEDPETGKPKAWWFGGGSDLTPSYLDEADAVHFHKTLKHACDQHDERYWPDFKRQCDRYFTITHRGECRGLGGIFFDDLTTTSPVHAPPDGAQGPSAEKIFEFVKSASAAFLPAYVPIVYKHMNDSWTPEEKRWQQLRRGRYVEFNLVYDRGTKFGLNTPGARIESILMSLPETARWEYMSPLGREGSGTREEKLMEVLKNPRDWV, from the exons ATGCGCATCCGCATGGCCACGTGGGTCAAGTCGCTGCAGGACCACATCGTCCGCACGATGGAACAGATCGAGGCCGCCGCCCCGCCCAACGAGTTCGCCCCGTCGCCCGCCCCGCCCACCTTTCTCCGCGACGCCTGGATCCGCCCCGAAGGCGGCGAAGGCTCCTCCTGCGTCCTCGCCGACGGACGCGTCTTTGAAAAGGCCGGCATCAACGTCTCCGTCGTGCACGGCAAGCTCCCGCCCAAGGCCCAAATGGCCATGCTGCCGGACCACCCGAGCCTGCCGGAGCCCACCGGCACCGTCCCCTTCTTCGCAACCGGCCTCAGCATCGTCATCCACCCCCGGAACCCACACGTGCCCACCGTCCATCTCAACTACAGGTACTTTGAGATTGAAGATCCCGAGACCGGGAAACCGAAAGCGTGGTGGTTTGGCGGCGGGTCCGACCTCACCCCGTCCTACCTCGACGAGGCCGACGCCGTCCATTTCCACAAGACGCTCAAGCACGCCTGCGACCAGCACGACGAGCGCTACTGGCCCGACTTTAAGCGGCAGTGCGACAGGTATTTCACCATCACCCACCGCGGCGAGTGCAGAGGTCTCGGCGGCATCTTCTTTGACGATCTCACCACCACGTCCCCCGTCCATGCCCCGCCGGACGGCGCCCAGGGACCAAGCGCTGAAAAGATTTTCGAATTTGTAAAATCCGCTTCTGCCGCCTTCCTCCCCGCCTACGTGCCCATCGTCTACAAGCACATGAACGACAGCTGGACGcccgaggagaagaggtggcAGCAGCTCAGGAGAGGGAGGTATGTCGAGTTCAACTTGGTCTATGATAGAGGTACCAAGTTTGGGTTGAACACCCCCGGCGCGAGGATAGAGAGTATCTTGATGTC GTTGCCGGAAACGGCGCGATGGGAATACATGTCCCCCTTGGGCAGGGAAGGGTCCGGAACACGCGAAGAAAAGCTCATGGAGGTTTTGAAAAATCCTCGTGACTGGGTCTAA
- a CDS encoding hypothetical protein (Match to EST gb|CF189970.1|CF189970; HMMPfam hit to ABC1, ABC1 family, score: 170.5, E(): 3.4e-48) yields the protein MLSAALRVLARAAAIQRAEAAATATAHSSPAGSLTALDRLIDAAPHHPPPPAPGTHPADKGHGIPLPLSLKRGYRGPVKYVQPRARPKPETVESVESVESVRPIETVKSSPLTAIPLTKPVGPAEPAEPVEPTRPAETVNAATVDVDADKPPAQPVPPIVKQLEAAAEAEAAEDDETPVILRASRVPASRLGRLFHYGSLAASLSWGAASESIRRSTGGNSSGSVFMSDANIRRLVSTLGRMRGAALKLGQFMSIQDNHMLPPEIEQVLHQVQAHANYMPDWQMDKVLRDELGADWQANLFTQFDRTPIASASIGQVHRAVLKDGRQVAVKIQFPGVASSIESDLSNLSLLLRTSALLPKGLYLQNTIAVMRRELEDECDYIREAAAGKKFAHLLAGDPFFIVPHVVDEATTGKVLTTEWMDGKPLSRVKNLSQETRDLIGTHILRLCLCELFQFRFMQTDPNWANFLFTPASSSAPPHIQLIDFGASREYTKQFMDGWYRLLKSALEGDREKMRVESLSLGYLTGQENDEMVQAHLDSMALVASPFAHHGPYPFANQTITDSIRALIPIMLKHRLTPPPQETYSLNRKLSGAFLMCAKMRANVDCRKLWEEQVGGYKQG from the exons ATGCTCTCCGCAGCACTCCGGGTGCTCGCACGCGCAGCAGCGATACAGCGCGCCGAGGCAGCGGCGACGGCGACGGCACACAGCTCCCCCGCCGGAAGCCTCACAGCCCTCGACAGACTCATAGACGCAGCGCCGCATCACCCACCGCCGCCCGCACCCGGCACACACCCCGCCGACAAGGGCCACGGCATACCCCTGCCTCTCAGCTTGAAGCGAGGTTATCGGGGCCCTGTCAAGTATGTCCAGCCTAGAGCCAGGCCTAAGCCTGAGACGGTAGAGTCGGTGGAGTCGGTAGAGTCGGTCAGACCGATCGAGACTGTTAAAAGTAGTCCATTGACCGCTATACCCTTGACCAAGCCAGTGGGACCAGCAGAACCAGCGGAGCCAGTGGAACCAACGAGACCAGCGGAAACTGTAAACGCAGCAACTGTAGACGTGGACGCCGATAAACCCCCTGCTCAGCCCGTCCCGCCCATCGTCAAACAATTGGAAGCTGCAGCTGAAGCTGAAGCTGCAGAAGACGACGAG ACGCCAGTGATCTTGCGTGCGTCCAGGGTACCTGCTTCCCGACTCGgccgcctcttccactaTGGCT CACTCGCCGCATCACTCTCATGGGGTGCCGCATCAGAATCCATTCGGCGGTCGACCGGCGGAAACAGCAGCGGAAGCGTGTTTATGAGCGATGCGAATATCAGACGGCTCGTCTCTACCCTTGGCCGGATGAGGGGCGCTGCATTAAAGCTGGGCCAATTCATGTCTATCCAAG ACAACCACATGCTCCCCCCCGAAATCGAACAGGTCCTGCACCAAGTCCAGGCCCACGCCAACTACATGCCCGACTGGCAGATGGACAAAGTCCTCCGCGACGAGCTCGGCGCCGACTGGCAGGCCAACCTGTTTACCCAGTTTGACCGTACACCGATCGCCTCCGCCTCGATCGGCCAGGTCCATCGCGCCGTCCTCAAAGACGGCAGGCAGGTCGCCGTCAAGATCCAGTTCCCCGGCGTCGCGTCCTCGATCGAATCCGACTTGTCCaacctctccctcctcctccgcacCTCTGCCCTCTTGCCAAAGGGACTCTATTTGCAAAACACGATCGCAGTCATGCGCAGAGAGCTCGAAGATGAGTGCGATTATATCAGGGAAGCAGCGGCCGGCAAGAAATTCGCACACCTCTTGGCGGGCGATCCGTTCTTCATCGTGCCCCACGTCGTGGACGAGGCCACCACCGGCAAAGTGTTGACGACcgagtggatggatgggaaaCCGTTGAGCCGGGTCAAGAATCTCTCTCAAGAAACGCGTGATCTC ATCGGCACCCACATCCTCCGTCTCTGTCTTTGCGAACTCTTCCAATTCCGATTCATGCAAACCGATCCCAACTGGGCAAACTTTTTATTCACccctgcctcttcctccgccccGCCCCACATCCAGCTCATCGATTTCGGCGCAAGTAGAGAATATACCAAACAGTTTATGGATGGGTGGTACAGGCTGTTGAAGAGTGCGTTGGAAGGCGATAGGGAGAAGATGCGCGTCGAGAGTTTGAGTTTGGGGTATCTCACTGGGCAAGAGAACGAT GAAATGGTCCAGGCACATCTCGACTCCATGGCCCTCGTCGCCTCCCCCTTTGCCCACCACGGCCCATACCCATTCGCCAACCAGACAATCACCGACTCCATCCGCGCACTCATCCCCATCATGCTCAAACACCGTCTCACCCCGCCACCCCAAGAAACGTATTCACTCAATAGGAAACTGAGCGGCGCTTTCCTGATGTGTGCAAAGATGCGGGCGAATGTGGATTGTAGGAAACTTTGGGAAGAGCAAGTGGGGGGTTATAAGCAGGGCTAG
- a CDS encoding hypothetical protein (Match to EST gb|CF185808.1|CF185808; HMMPfam hit to SMC_C, SMC family, C-terminal domain, score: 346.9, E(): 2.8e-101; HMMPfam hit to SMC_N, RecF/RecN/SMC N terminal domain, score: 267.1, E(): 2.8e-77; HMMPfam hit to SMC_hinge, SMC proteins Flexible Hinge Domain, score: 130.1, E(): 5.1e-36), producing the protein MPPRRTTRAVSSSTAAPAPSTRTRRGRKAAASSAPSVDSDEDDGITVTQGSSDQEEAEEAQEETKPKARRGVSKAKPKAVPAPKRRNVGTSVALEKEDSEDELGLSPPRPKVKKAIPAPNSRVKEQMVTSEDEDEAEEELQNALRARRASTATLAASEPPTPTPQAHEEDDRSATPRASSGAPEIRIERADSDDNDEVSTVGQKTPTKPPRSSSEKPVTPLRSPHTSAPAPAPRPAQSGPKSRLTIHKLVLVNFKSYAGRQEIGPFHKSFSAIVGPNGSGKSNTIDALLFVFGYRASKMRQGKLSELIHNSAGKENLESCSVEVWFREIIDLPGANDFLLVPNSQIIVNRTAFRNNSSKYTINDRTSSFTEVTTLLKGKGIDLDHNRFLILQGEVESIAQMKAKAQNEHEDGLLEYLEDIIGTTKYKEPIEQASLEFEALNEERVEKMNRLRVVEREKAALEGQKQEAEEYLRASNELTRMTSKQWQLWMYHLQNQTEITSKAIERLESQLAAEQERNAEHIATVDDLQKEYEERLASIAEVKAMLDKLHKEAKKYEKEQVGYAEKKKHLETKMKKIKKSITEDGHAKSEALAAIESYTEQLESNRKKVADLEEKLESEQAELEEVVDSLKDKTAVFTTQIEIKQRELEPWTAKISEKQSAMDVAKSERDLLAEKATGILKSMQEAEEHLQSLRDGDGEKQEEYARLKKEASKIKKLTAEGEAKVDSMTTKWDQLRGKVSASRLKTDEARASLAADKSENAVLSSLNKLRDQGRIKGFHGRLGDLGVIDDKYDVAVTTACPTLNHLIVDSVKQGEACIDFLRKGNIGRANIMVLEKLPQKAPNPIQTPENVPRLFDLIKPKDPWFAPAFYKGLGNTLVANDLEQAQRIGFGSSQRWRVVTLGGQLIDPSGTMSGGGNRVARGGMSSKFKADKVAPEVVVKLEKESADAEAELQKFQEEKKAIESEVVSLKRRLPEIEMEMEKIELDVSTATKRIVEAEKRLSELKSQSKPDAGDEKRIKTLDAEIASLTKETDKLREKSSSINDDIKSLQNKILEVGGVRLRAIQSKVSITKGLLDLANESITKAEVGQAKAERDVEKLEKSIANNNTTLEEVVEELELVESNLEGCTADLNKVIDSIQQVNDSSDDINEDFEQSKQLLEEKQAGINAFRALEMDYKQQIEDNARKLKESQEKYQFYERKLAGLELVYIDEDDDEEDDEAAVDEEKKLNDAGEANEEDGAGGGHEDEEAAEAPSRKKKKQSSMELEQYSPDELRATNETALKAYIAELEDDVKNSRPNLNILAEYRKREAEFLDRARDLETVTKARDAAKARYDELRKVRLDEFMAGFTAITAKLKEMYQMITMGGNAEIELIDSMDPFSEGVVLSIMPPKKSWRAIANLSGGEKTLASLALVFALHVFKPTPLYFMDEIDAALDFKNVSIVANYIQSKTQAAQFIVISLRNDMFELAHRLVGIYKTSNCTKSIAIDNKDLRLQARPKRPPGVPPTPGTLTRVPLTPTPRRRAESRVEEDTVPATPGTVNV; encoded by the exons ATGCCTCCAAGGCGCACAACAAGAGCTGTATCTAGCTCAACAGCCGCTCCAGCACCATCGACAAGAACTAGAAGAGGCAGGAAGGCTGCTGCGTCATCGGCTCCTTCTGTGGATTcagacgaagatgatgggatAACAGTGACACAGGGATCAAGTGAtcaggaggaagcggaagaggcACAGGAAGAAACTAAGCCGAAAGCTAGAAGAGGTGTAAGCAAAGCAAAACCCAAGGCTGTCCCAGCACCTAAAAGAAGGAACGTTGGAACATCAGTGGCTttagagaaagaagattcTGAGGACGAGTTGGGCCTGTCGCCGCCCAGACCGAAAGTCAAGAAGGCTATCCCGGCTCCAAATTCCAGGGTAAAAGAGCAGATGGTTACCtcggaggatgaagacgaagcggaagaggagctgCAGAATGCCCTTCGGGCCCGGCGTGCTTCCACTGCCACTCTGGCGGCTTCAGAACCTCCTACGCCCACACCTCAAGCtcatgaagaggacgacCGCAGCGCGACACCAAGGGCCTCTTCAGGCGCCCCAGAAATTAGGATTGAAAGGGCAGATTCCGATGACAATGATGAAGTTAGCACTGTTGGACAAAAGACACCCACAAAGCCTcctcgttcttcttctgagaAACCAGTGACCCCTCTCAGATCTCCGCATACCTCCGCTCCCGCTCCAGCACCTCGTCCCGCCCAATCAGGTCCCAAATCTCGGCTTACCATCCACAAGCTCGTCCTTGTCAACTTTAAATCTTACGCTGGTCGTCAGGAGATTGGTCCCTTTCATAAATCCTTTTCAGCCATTGTCGGACCGAACGGTAGTGGAAAGAGTAACACTATTGATGCGCTTCTGTTCGTGTTTGGTTACAGAGCAAGCAAGATGAGGCAAGGGAAGTTGAGCGAGCTTATCCACAACTCGGCGGGTAAAGAGAATCTGGAGAGTTGCTCAGTGGAAGTGTGGTTTAGAGAAATCATTGATTTG CCTGGGGCCAACGACTTCCTTCTAGTTCCCAACTCTCAAATCATTGTCAACCGAACCGCTTTTCGCAACAACTCTTCAAAGTACACTATTAACGATCGCACAAGTTCTTTCACTGAAGTCACTACACTCTTAAAGGGCAAAGGCATCGACCTTGATCACAATCGATTCCTTATTCTGCAAGGTGAAGTCGAGTCAATTGCTCAGATGAAGGCAAAAGCACAGAATGAGCACGAGGATGGTCTTCTTGAATACTTGGAGGATATCATTGGAACAACAAAGTACAAGGAGCCGATCGAGCAGGCATCATTGGAATTTGAGGCCTTGAACGAGGAAAGGGTTGAAAAGATGAATCGACTTCGGGTTGTCGAGAGGGAAAAAGCGGCTCTAGAA GGTCAAAAGcaagaggcagaagagtATCTCCGAGCTTCTAACGAGTTAACGAGGATGACTTCAAAGCAATGGCAGTTGTGGATGTACCACCTTCAAAATCAGACAGAGATCACTTCCAAGGCAATC GAACGACTCGAAAGCCAACTTGCCGCCGAACAAGAGCGTAACGCAGAACACATCGCTACGGTCGATGATTTGCAAAAAGAATATGAAGAAAGACTTGCTAGCATTGCGGAAGTCAAAGCGATGCTGGATAAACTTCATAAAGAGGCCAAGAAGTacgagaaggagcaggTCGGTTAtgcagagaagaagaagcaccTGGAGAcaaagatgaaaaagatCAAAAAGTCCATCACCGAG GATGGCCATGCCAAATCTGAAGCCTTGGCTGCTATTGAAAGCTACACTGAGCAGTTGGAAAGTAACCGTAAAAAGGTTGCTGATCTGGAGGAGAAGCTTGAATCGGAGCAGGCTGAGCTCGAAGAGGTCGTCGACAGTCTCAAAG ATAAAACTGCTGTTTTCACAACCCAAATTGAGATAAAGCAACGAGAGCTTGAACCATGGACCGCCAAAATCAGCGAAAAGCAGTCTGCCATGGATGTTGCCAAGTCTGAGCGtgatcttcttgccgaGAAAGCTACCGGTATTCTGAAATCAATGCAAGAAGCCGAAGAGCATTTGCAATCATTGCgggatggtgatggtgagaagcaagaagagtaCGCGAGGTTAAAGAAGGAGGCGTCCAAGATTAAGAAACTGACTGCTGAGGGCGAGGCCAAGGTTGAT TCAATGACAACCAAGTGGGATCAGCTCCGAGGCAAGGTTTCAGCCTCAAGGCTCAAAACTGATGAAGCACGAGCTTCTCTTGCTGCTGACAAGAGCGAGAACGCTGTGTTGAGCAGCTTGAACAAGCTGCGCGACCAAGGTCGTATCAAGGGTTTCCAT GGTCGGTTGGGTGACTTGGGTGTTATTGATGACAAGTATGATGTTGCTGTCACCACTGCCTGTCCAACATTGAACCACCTCATTGTCGACTCTGTCAAGCAGGGTGAGGCTTGCATCGACTTTCTCCGTAAAGGCAATATCGGTCGAGCCAATATTATGGTTCTTGAAAAACTTCCTCAGAAAGCGCCCAACCCTATTCAGACCCCTGAGAACGTTCCCAGACTATTCGATTTGATCAAGCCCAAGGATCCTTGGTTCGCGCCTGCTTTCTATAAAGGTTTGGGAAACACATTAGTGGCAAACGACTTGGAGCAGGCACAGAGGATTGGTTTCGGTTCTTCTCAAAGGTGGAGGGTTGTCACCCTCGGAGGTCAGCTCATTGACCCTTCTGGTACCATGTCGGGTGGTGGTAACCGAGTCGCCCGAGGTGGCATGTCTTCCAAGTTCAAGGCCGACAAAGTCGCTCCCGAAGTTGTTGTCAAattggaaaaggagagcgCTGACGCTGAGGCTGAGCTGCAAAAGTtccaggaagagaagaaagcaaTTGAATCCGAGGTTgtgagcttgaagaggagattgcCGGAGATTGaaatggagatggaaaagattgaGCTCGATGTCTCAACAGCTACTAAAAGAATTGTTGAGGCTGAGAAGAGATTATCGGAGCTCAA ATCCCAGAGCAAGCCTGATGCGGGTGATGAAAAACGTATCAAGACTCTCGACGCCGAAATTGCCTCACTCACGAAGGAAACCGACAAACTGCGCGAaaagtcttcttccatcaatgACGATATCAAGTCTCTCCAAAACAAGATTCTTGAAGTTGGTGGAGTTCGTCTTCGTGCCATTCAGTCAAAGGTCTCGATTACCAAGGgccttcttgatcttgccAACGAATCTATTACCAAGGCAGAAGTTGGTCAAGCCAAGGCTGAGAGAGATGTAGAGAAGCTTGAAAAGTCTATTGCGAACAACAACACTACgttggaagaagttgtAGAGGAGCTCGAGCTGGTTGAAAGCAACCTAGAAGGCTGCACCGCAGATTTGAACAAGGTCATTGATTCGATTCAACAAGTAAACGACTCGAGTGACGATATCAATGAAGACTTTGAGCAAAGTAAACAACTACTGGAAGAAAAGCAAGCAGGCATCAATGCCTTTAGGGCTTTAGAG ATGGATTACAAGCAGCAGATTGAAGACAATGCGAGAAaattgaaagagagccaGGAAAAATACCAGTTTTATGAGAGAAAATTGGCGGGTCTAGAACTTGTCTACATTGA CGAggatgacgacgaggaggatgacgaagccgctgtggatgaagagaagaagttgaatGATGCTGGTGAGgcgaatgaagaggatggagcgGGTGGAGGgcatgaagatgaagaggctgcAGAGGCGCCTtccaggaagaagaagaaacaaagCAGCATGGAACTCGAACAGTATTCTCCCGACGAACTGCGGGCTACCAATGAGACGGCATTGAAGGCATACATCGCCGAACTTGAAG ATGACGTTAAGAATTCCCGACCGAACCTCAACATTCTCGCCGAGTACCGCAAACGGGAAGCCGAGTTTCTGGACCGAGCAAGAGACCTGGAAACGGTTACAAAGGCTCGAGATGCGGCCAAGGCCCGTTACGACGAGCTGAGAAAGGTCAGGTTGGATGAGTTTATGGCAGGGTTCACAGCTATCACTGCCAAATTGAAGGAAATGTATCAG ATGATTACGATGGGTGGTAATGCAGAGATTGAGTTGATTGATAGCATGGACCCATTCTCTGAAG GCGTTGTACTGTCCATCATGCCTCCCAAAAAGTCGTGGCGAGCCATTGCCAACCTGTCTGGTGGTGAAAAGACGCTGGCCTCCCTTGCTCTTGTTTTCGCGTTGCACGTCTTCAAGCCTACGCCTCTTTACTTTATGGACGAAATTGATGCAGCGCTGGATTTCAAAAACGTCTCGATTGTGGCCAATTATATCCAGTCAAAAACCCAGGCGGCGCAATT TATTGTCATTTCTTTACGAAATGACATGTTTGAACTTGCGCATCGTCTCGTCGGTATTTACAAAACATCCAAC TGTACAAAGAGTATTGCGATTGACAATAAGGATCTCCGATTACAAGCCCGGCCGAAGAGACCGCCAGGTGTTCCTCCGACACCGGGTACTTTGACGAGAGTACCTCTGACGCCTACGCCGCGGAGACGAGCGGAATCAcgggtggaagaggacaCTGTCCCGGCTACACCCGGTACTGTCAACGTATAG